GGAAGAAACAACGCAATTGATGAAATCGGCCATCGAATTTCACCTGGAAGGAATGAAATTGCATAACGAGACGATTCCGGAACCGACGTCCCACTGCCTCTACATTGAGCCTGAATTACCGCAACGCCAAATCGCTTGACATCGCATTACCTCTAATCGACGCAGAAAGGGCGGCCTCTC
This portion of the Candidatus Omnitrophota bacterium genome encodes:
- a CDS encoding type II toxin-antitoxin system HicB family antitoxin; protein product: MKYAIIIEKSSNGFGAYAPDLPGCAAVGDTLEETTQLMKSAIEFHLEGMKLHNETIPEPTSHCLYIEPELPQRQIA